In Helicoverpa zea isolate HzStark_Cry1AcR chromosome 3, ilHelZeax1.1, whole genome shotgun sequence, the following proteins share a genomic window:
- the LOC124646290 gene encoding nuclear factor of activated T-cells 5 isoform X3, which translates to MKMTMSTAPTMSARVHRKVMRAPHKRAHPGKTQHPGKMVHSGKIVHHPGKLAHLGKFGKLAHYAHTHSLRPPEPCENSNDSGLGPDPVNRLSDTLEEWEHPEFKRRRGDTEAAVKRECEDANDAYAFRAQGPGEAAPAPADAPAASLAPALPAPVMRAGCSISSPNIAETPGKRFQDPYRSCGKLGSGGKLANKYPGGGKLVGAGGKLGGKLGGKYGGKLAQAMARRRALAAMAQGGRPGLAAPLSNRSRDGTVELQILCQPETQHRARYQTEGSRGAVKDNSGNGFPTVKLVGYDKPAVLQVFIGTDTGRVAPHMFYQACRVSGKNSTPCKERKEDGTVIIEIDLEPAKNWQVTCDCVGILKERNVDVEHRFGEALGGATAGSVGAGAAHISRGKKKSTRCRMVFRTDIVNAAGHQETLQVCSTQIICTQPPGVPEVCRKSLVSCPVTGGLELYLLGKNFLKETRVVFCQRQDGRTHWEEEVTPDKEFLQQTHLVCCVPAYCRTDITEPVCVQLFVRSGGKASEPHAFYYTPGALDTGPQHCSRHHSAGGEDARPVLLWAGIMPPPALPVRRPSIIVPDTHEPQGLKSEIDETSQQSLADGGESSCGADGPDKPMNMSDELNIVDLRLKSEMSRDSQSQVGFVSGYDSMKLSPSTPAASEPPSPLASFTQQLQAIQNQVQTDKMVESVTAAIFNSDDNAPQIYPTMLQPIDPMRQLISSKAVDPLETDMKVLNPELMIAESACTNEQRLIVYNQMQTRQEEPFNPFTITKMEMGTSQIEQRLAQQSAHMEALVEDAMKATAAMLPDNTKLDELVNSRVDELSAAAASPASHASDILLSPNAAVASRGGPPGERLPLPAAMSPDVILNPTVSPSLLCEQPRLLPPAAQDDLMMMQDSVQLTSVKTPPAAVKSMILNAAAEILTSDTTMNALVTSAINTANILTTESASNSGGMQATDAHAQPPAEPAGETPLVAMSQAVSQAVTQAVSQAVSQAVSQAVTQEMTAPVQGLTDMSDQDLLSYINPSTFDQDYVNLVKLQNWTTFYSNSCVDNAC; encoded by the exons ATTATCGGACACTTTGGAGGAGTGGGAACACCCGGAGTTCAAACGAAGACGTGGCGACACTGAAGCAGCGGTTAAGCGAGAATGCGAGGACGCGAACGACGCGTATGCTTTCCGCGCACAGGGCCCCGGCGAGGCCGCGCCCGCCCCGGCCGACGCTCCCGCCGCATCGCTGGCACCGGCCCTACCCGCTCCCGT AATGAGAGCGGGTTGCAGTATATCTAGTCCAAACATAGCTGAAACTCCCGGAAAGAGGTTCCAAGACCCCTACAGATCTTGTGGGAAACTTGGCAGTGGAGGCAAGCTAGCAAACAAGTACCCTGGTGGGGGCAAATTAGTTGGTGCAGGTGGAAAATTAGGTGGCAAACTGGGGGGCAAGTACGGAGGAAAGTTGGCGCAGGCGATGGCGCGGAGAAGGGCGCTAGCAGCCATGGCGCAGGGCGGCAGGCCCGGGTTGGCAGCACCGCTGTCCAACAGGTCGAGAGATGGCACGGTGGAGCTACAGATACTGTGCCAGCCCGAGACACAACATAGAGCGAG ATATCAGACTGAAGGCAGCCGTGGTGCTGTCAAAGACAATTCAGGGAATGGTTTCCCAACAGTCAAATTAGTTGGTTACGACAAACCAGCGGTATTGCAG GTATTCATAGGAACAGACACGGGTAGAGTGGCACCACATATGTTCTACCAAGCATGTCGGGTGTCCGGGAAGAACTCCACGCCTTGTAAGGAGAGGAAGGAGGACGGCACCGTCATCATCGAGATTGATCTGGAACCCGCCAAGAACTGGCAGGTCACTTGTGACTGTGTGGGGATACTCAAG GAGCGCAACGTGGACGTAGAACACAGATTCGGCGAAGCCCTAGGCGGCGCCACCGCCGGCAGCGTGGGCGCTGGCGCAGCACACATCTCCCGCGGCAAGAAGAAGTCTACGCGCTGCCGCATGGTGTTCCGCACTGACATCGTCAACGCTGCTGGACATCAGGAGACCTTGCAAGTTTGCTCCACTCAAATTATTTGCA CACAACCCCCAGGCGTTCCAGAAGTGTGTCGCAAATCGTTAGTGTCATGTCCTGTAACCGGAGGCCTGGAATTATACCTCCTTGGCAAGAACTTCCTCAAGGAGACAAGAGTTGTGTTCTGCCAGAGACAAGACGGACGCACTCATTGGGAAGAAGAGGTTACGCCTGACAAGGAGTTCTTGCAACAG ACACACCTTGTGTGCTGCGTGCCCGCATACTGCCGAACCGACATAACAGAGCCGGTATGCGTACAACTGTTCGTGCGGTCTGGAGGCAAGGCGTCGGAGCCCCACGCCTTCTACTACACGCCAGGCGCGCTGGACACCGGGCCTCAGCACTGCAGCCGCCATCATTCAGCAG GTGGCGAGGACGCGCGGCCCGTGCTGCTGTGGGCCGGCATCATGCCGCCGCCGGCGCTGCCTGTCCGTCGCCCGTCCATCATCGTGCCGGACACGCATGAGCCACAAGGACTGAAGAGCGAG ATTGATGAAACCAGTCAGCAGTCCTTAGCCGACGGCGGCGAGTCGTCGTGCGGCGCCGATGGCCCGGATAAGCCCATGAACATGTCCGACGAACTGAACATCGTCGACCTCCGGCTCAAGTCCGAGATGTCTCGGGACTCCCAGAGCCAG GTGGGGTTCGTAAGCGGGTACGATAGCATGAAGCTTTCCCCGAGCACCCCGGCGGCCAGCGAGCCGCCATCCCCACTGGCTTCGTTCACGCAGCAACTGCAAGCCATACAAAACCAAGTCCAGACTGACAAGATGGTGGAGAGTGTCACCGCCGCCATCTTCAACTCGGACGACAACGCACCGCAGATCTACCCCACCATGCTGCAGCCCATAGACCCCATGCGACAACTCATCTCCTCCAAAGCCGTTGATCCTTTGGAAACCGACATGAAGGTGCTCAACCCAGAACTCATGATCGCAGAGTCCGCATGCACCAACGAGCAAAGACTGATAGTGTACAACCAGATGCAGACCCGCCAGGAGGAGCCCTTCAACCCCTTCACCATCACCAAGATGGAGATGGGGACCAGTCAGATCGAGCAGCGGCTAGCACAGCAGTCGGCTCATATGGAAGCACTGGTCGAGGATGCCATGAAGGCCACGGCCGCCATGTTGCCTGACAACACTAAGTTGGATGAGCTGGTCAATTCTCGTGTGGACGAGTTGTCCGCGGCGGCGGCGTCGCCCGCGTCTCACGCGTCAGATATACTGCTGAGCCCTAACGCGGCAGTAGCGAGCCGTGGTGGTCCGCCTGGTGAGAGGCTGCCGCTGCCGGCCGCCATGTCGCCCGACGTGATCCTCAACCCCACCGTGTCGCCGTCGCTGCTGTGCGAGCAGCCGCGCCTGCTGCCGCCCGCCGCGCAGGACGACCTCATGATGATGCAGGACTCCGTGCAGCTCACCTCCGTCAAAACTCCGCCCGCCGCCGTCAAGTCCATGATCCTCAACGCGGCCGCCGAGATCCTCACCTCCGACACCACCATGAACGCTCTCGTCACCTCCGCCATCAACACCGCCAACATCCTGACCACCGAGAGCGCGTCGAACTCGGGCGGCATGCAGGCCACGGACGCGCATGCACAGCCGCCGGCCGAGCCCGCCGGGGAGACTCCCCTCGTGGCCATGTCGCAGGCCGTGTCGCAGGCCGTGACGCAGGCCGTGTCGCAGGCCGTGTCCCAGGCCGTGTCGCAGGCCGTCACGCAGGAGATGACGGCGCCGGTGCAGGGCCTCACGGACATGAGCGACCAGGACCTGCTGTCCTACATCAACCCCAGCACCTTCGACCAGG ATTACGTGAATTTAGTGAAACTTCAGAATTGGACAACATTCTACAGCAACAGCTGCGTGGATAATGCGTGTTGA
- the LOC124646177 gene encoding prolactin regulatory element-binding protein — translation MSPNRCDGLLARVDFPLYTLQTLTNRHVIVAGGGGAAATGVANGFEIFELSHNGTRFVAEEVMRHETGPNVVMNCSVRTTQNKTYLTAGQESHCQLYKVNIRMVDAAEMRRGSFRAENGLVRRRRRTVSENDNISKKDNNSNTTEKRISFEIRPSDSVQTDFSNDPLQRVVRISHNGKLMATGGIDGKVRVWGFPKMELLYELEGHTKEIDDLDFSPCDTSLVSIAKDGLALLWGTQGKRPPALQITCQPPNGNKYLFRRCRFGLIEDKKDEYRMFTIANPLTRSGRQRGLLQSWHPRSGELQGSALASESLSALAVRDDGRFVGVGTMFSGSVDIYIAFSLQRVLHVKNAHMMFVTGLEFLPVRGYGPAITSRSEAALLSISVDNCVCVHSLPHRSTVPAWVAILLIIFVLFCTFTLCSYMGI, via the exons ATGTCGCCTAATAGATGTGATGGTTTACTCGCGAGGGTTGATTTTCCGCTCTACACGCTTCAAACGCTTACGAATCGACACGTAATTGTTGCGGGTGGTGGTGGAGCCGCGGCAACAGGCGTAGCTAATGGATTT GAAATATTTGAGCTCTCACACAATGGAACGAGATTTGTTGCCGAAGAGGTGATGCGCCATGAAACCGGGCCGAATGTGGTGATGAACTGTTCAGTCAGGACTACACAGAACAAGACATACCTGACCGCTGGTCAGGAGAGCCATTGTCAACTGTATAAAGTGAACATACGTATGGTGGATGCAGCTGAGATGAGAAGAGGTAGCTTCAGAGCAGAGAATGGACTTGTCAGAAGGAGAAGGCGCACTGTATCGGAGAATGACAATATATCAAAGAAGGATAATAATAGTAACACTACGGAGAAGAGAATATCATTTGAAATAAGGCCTAGCGACAGTGTGCAAACAGATTTCAG CAATGATCCCCTGCAGCGAGTGGTGCGGATCAGCCACAACGGCAAGCTGATGGCGACGGGCGGCATCGACGGCAAGGTGCGCGTGTGGGGCTTCCCCAAGATGGAGCTCCTGTATGAGCTCGAAGGACATACTAAAGAG ATCGACGACTTAGACTTCAGTCCCTGCGACACGTCTCTGGTGAGCATCGCTAAGGACGGGCTGGCGCTGCTGTGGGGGACGCAGGGCAAGCGGCCGCCCGCGCTGCAGATCACCTGCCAGCCGCCCAACGGGAACAAGTATCTGTTCCGACGGTGCAG GTTCGGTCTAATAGAAGACAAGAAGGACGAATACAGGATGTTCACGATAGCGAATCCTCTGACCCGGTCGGGACGGCAGCGGGGGCTGCTGCAGTCGTGGCACCCGCGCTCCGGGGAGCTGCAGGGCTCCGCCCTCGCCAGCGAGTCGCTCAGTGCACTCGCTGTGAGGGACGACGGCAGATTTGTGGGAGTCGGCACCATGTTTAGCGGATCAGTCGATATTTATATTGCTTTTAGTTTACAG CGAGTCCTCCACGTGAAGAACGCGCACATGATGTTCGTGACGGGGCTGGAGTTCCTGCCGGTGCGAGGCTACGGCCCCGCCATCACGAGCCGCTCCGAGGCCGCGCTGCTCTCCATCTCCGTCGACAACTGCGTCTGCGTGCACTCGCTGCCGCATCGAA GTACTGTACCTGCCTGGGTTGCCATCCTACTTATAATTTTCGTACTATTCTGTACCTTCACACTATGTTCATACATGGGCATTTAa